A genomic segment from Dietzia psychralcaliphila encodes:
- a CDS encoding MerR family transcriptional regulator → MRISELAEVTGTTVTTLKFYLRRGLLQPGRSVTRTQAEYGEEHVERVRLVRALSEVGGLDLAAVGRVVEAIEGPGLGRLDVMATAQHALSGARDRAGQGPSRGDERTRAWIAARGWQVDPRDVALDRLAAAWNACEGAGLGLDEDRLDAYADAVEQIATIDVASVPPEPASAVRQVVLGTVLVEPVLAALRLLAQQHISITERP, encoded by the coding sequence GTGAGGATCTCGGAACTCGCCGAGGTCACGGGGACGACCGTGACGACCCTGAAGTTCTATCTGCGACGGGGACTGCTCCAGCCTGGGCGTTCGGTGACCCGCACCCAGGCCGAGTACGGCGAAGAGCACGTCGAGCGGGTCCGGTTGGTCAGGGCGCTGTCCGAGGTGGGTGGCCTGGACCTGGCAGCGGTGGGTCGAGTGGTGGAGGCGATCGAGGGCCCGGGTCTCGGCCGGCTGGACGTGATGGCCACCGCCCAGCACGCGTTGTCGGGAGCGCGGGATCGCGCGGGACAGGGCCCCTCCCGGGGTGATGAGCGGACGCGCGCCTGGATCGCCGCCCGTGGGTGGCAGGTCGACCCGCGGGACGTCGCCCTCGATCGACTCGCCGCGGCGTGGAATGCCTGTGAGGGCGCCGGTCTCGGCCTGGACGAGGACCGTCTTGACGCCTATGCCGACGCCGTCGAGCAGATCGCCACCATCGATGTGGCCTCGGTCCCACCGGAGCCGGCGTCAGCGGTGCGGCAGGTGGTGCTCGGAACCGTGCTCGTCGAGCCCGTTCTCGCGGCGTTGCGCCTGCTCGCCCAGCAACACATATCGATCACCGAGCGACCGTGA
- a CDS encoding YqgE/AlgH family protein codes for MDTGPDDLSGGGLFGDRLYDAMDKRDPVAGSLLIAAPDMPDPNFQRAIIYVIEHDHSGSLGVVITRRSETPVETILPGWAEMCAAPSVFHIGGPVKPDTGIALVVLGSGVDGYTHSGLQQIEGRVHVVDLDSDPDLLRDNVEGMRVFVGYTGWAPGQLQGELDRGDWYVAPSLPSDLLAPSHVDIWGTVLRRQEMPLPLYATYVHDGDVN; via the coding sequence ATGGACACGGGACCGGACGATCTGAGTGGCGGCGGCCTCTTCGGCGACCGCCTCTACGACGCGATGGACAAGCGGGATCCCGTCGCCGGTTCGCTGCTCATCGCGGCGCCCGACATGCCGGACCCGAATTTCCAGCGCGCCATCATCTATGTGATCGAGCACGACCACTCCGGTTCGCTCGGCGTGGTGATCACCCGCCGGAGCGAGACTCCGGTCGAGACGATCCTCCCCGGCTGGGCGGAGATGTGTGCAGCGCCGTCGGTCTTCCATATCGGGGGCCCGGTCAAGCCGGACACCGGGATCGCGCTGGTGGTGCTCGGGTCGGGAGTCGACGGGTACACGCACTCCGGGCTGCAGCAGATCGAGGGTCGGGTCCACGTGGTGGACCTCGACAGCGATCCCGACCTGCTCCGGGACAATGTCGAGGGCATGCGCGTGTTCGTGGGTTACACCGGGTGGGCACCCGGGCAGTTGCAGGGAGAACTGGATCGCGGCGACTGGTACGTGGCCCCCAGCCTGCCGAGCGATCTGCTGGCGCCCTCGCACGTGGACATCTGGGGAACGGTGCTCCGCCGGCAGGAGATGCCGCTCCCCCTCTATGCCACCTACGTCCACGACGGGGACGTGAACTGA
- a CDS encoding glycosyltransferase 87 family protein — translation MIGHAVDRYLASTAGRIVAAVLALVGTVLHTVGLPGLQQIPPYRIDLDVYRVGGQVFRDGGEIYGQLPQLMRGDSLPFTYPPLSAQIFSLFTLVPLAVASTIVTVATIAVLAYVVQLVLTRTCDRPAGELWWITLAVMAVALWFGPVRETLGFGQVNVFLMALVLVDVIRGRGRWWGGTLTGLAMAIKLTPAVFLLYFALRRDWRGLGTAVVAALAFTGIGHVLAPSDSARYWTFAIRDPARIGELSFSSNQSVNGLVHRLGFEDTAASVVWFVVSALVGLGIAWVAWRLLRFGHEVAAAVTVGFVALFCSPVSWGHHWVWAVPAVVLTLVWAARASGRGDDDERGWLIMAGTGIVIFLTTPQWWFPHDQGRELGWGPIEHLVGDAYLLWALVFLVMVGVRAARLGRSDLDGDPEKPVLLVRSRSR, via the coding sequence GTGATCGGCCACGCGGTCGACCGCTACCTCGCCTCGACCGCCGGCCGGATCGTCGCCGCCGTGCTGGCTCTGGTCGGCACGGTGCTCCACACGGTCGGTCTCCCGGGCCTGCAGCAGATCCCCCCGTACCGCATCGATCTGGACGTCTACCGGGTCGGCGGGCAGGTCTTCCGCGACGGGGGAGAGATCTACGGCCAGCTCCCCCAGCTCATGCGGGGTGACAGCCTGCCCTTCACCTATCCCCCGCTGTCCGCGCAGATCTTCTCGCTGTTCACGCTGGTGCCGTTGGCGGTGGCGTCCACGATCGTCACGGTGGCCACCATCGCGGTCCTGGCGTACGTGGTGCAGCTGGTCCTCACGCGCACGTGCGACCGCCCGGCCGGCGAGCTGTGGTGGATCACGCTCGCGGTGATGGCCGTGGCGCTGTGGTTCGGCCCGGTGCGTGAGACGCTCGGCTTCGGGCAGGTCAACGTGTTCCTGATGGCCCTGGTGCTGGTGGACGTGATCCGCGGCCGTGGACGCTGGTGGGGTGGGACGCTCACCGGGTTGGCGATGGCGATTAAGCTCACCCCGGCGGTGTTCCTGCTGTACTTCGCGCTGCGTCGCGACTGGCGGGGACTCGGCACGGCGGTCGTCGCCGCGCTGGCTTTCACCGGGATCGGGCATGTGCTGGCCCCGAGTGATTCCGCCCGCTACTGGACGTTCGCCATCCGGGATCCCGCCCGTATCGGTGAGTTGTCCTTCTCGTCCAATCAGTCGGTCAACGGGCTCGTCCACCGCCTCGGCTTCGAGGACACGGCGGCATCGGTGGTGTGGTTTGTGGTGTCTGCTCTGGTGGGGCTGGGTATCGCCTGGGTGGCGTGGCGGCTGTTGCGCTTCGGTCACGAGGTCGCCGCCGCGGTCACGGTGGGATTTGTCGCGCTGTTCTGCTCGCCGGTGTCCTGGGGACACCATTGGGTGTGGGCGGTGCCGGCCGTCGTGCTCACGTTGGTGTGGGCGGCACGTGCCTCCGGGAGGGGCGACGACGACGAGCGGGGCTGGCTCATCATGGCCGGCACCGGCATCGTGATCTTCCTGACCACACCGCAGTGGTGGTTCCCCCACGACCAGGGCCGCGAGCTCGGATGGGGGCCGATCGAGCACCTGGTGGGAGACGCCTACCTGCTGTGGGCGCTCGTCTTCCTCGTCATGGTGGGAGTCCGCGCCGCACGGCTCGGCAGGTCTGACCTGGACGGGGACCCGGAGAAGCCGGTGCTTCTCGTCCGCAGCCGTTCCCGCTGA
- a CDS encoding MFS transporter, with amino-acid sequence MTPRQWAILGVGTLAASSASAFVAGVAFLLPFLHTEAGLSLTMAGVLVAMPAVGTALTLVAWGWLVDRTGERVVLVSGSVLTSAALAGALFTPSLPLLAAFFLLAGATSASAASASGRLVVGWFPAQRRGMAMGVRQMSQPLGAAVAAMAMPALAASQGLRAALAVPLAMAAVSAVAALVVVTDPPRPDRHDPASTTLASSPYRASRYLHRIHGVSVLLVLPQALMQSFMLAWLVLGHGWSPVSAGVVVTVAQLLGAVGRIVVGVISDRVGSRMTPLRAVAMSVSGGLVALAAAEAFGAPGAIAVALAVIATVLSVADNGLAFTAVAEHAGPHWSGRALGVQNTSQFLALSAITPVFAAGIDRWGYGPVFAGAAVVAALAVPIVPRTDRTR; translated from the coding sequence GTGACACCACGGCAGTGGGCGATCCTCGGCGTCGGAACGCTTGCCGCGTCCTCCGCCTCGGCGTTCGTGGCCGGCGTGGCCTTTTTGCTGCCCTTTCTCCACACGGAGGCCGGTCTCTCGCTCACCATGGCGGGTGTTCTGGTGGCGATGCCTGCCGTGGGGACCGCCCTCACCCTCGTGGCGTGGGGCTGGCTCGTCGACCGCACCGGGGAGCGGGTCGTCCTGGTGAGCGGGTCCGTCCTCACCTCGGCAGCGCTGGCAGGCGCACTGTTCACCCCGTCACTGCCCCTGCTAGCGGCGTTCTTCCTGCTCGCGGGCGCGACCTCCGCCTCGGCGGCCTCGGCGAGCGGTCGACTGGTGGTGGGGTGGTTCCCCGCGCAACGGCGGGGGATGGCGATGGGCGTCCGGCAGATGTCGCAACCCCTCGGTGCGGCGGTCGCGGCGATGGCGATGCCGGCCCTGGCGGCCTCGCAGGGTCTGCGTGCAGCGCTGGCGGTTCCTCTGGCCATGGCCGCCGTCTCGGCGGTGGCCGCGCTCGTCGTCGTCACCGACCCTCCGCGACCGGACCGCCACGACCCGGCGTCCACCACACTCGCCAGCTCGCCGTACCGGGCCTCCCGCTACCTACACCGGATCCACGGTGTCTCGGTGCTGTTGGTCCTCCCCCAGGCGCTCATGCAGTCGTTCATGCTCGCGTGGTTGGTCCTCGGCCACGGCTGGTCCCCCGTCTCGGCGGGCGTGGTGGTGACGGTCGCTCAACTCCTCGGCGCGGTCGGGCGGATCGTCGTAGGCGTGATCTCCGACCGCGTGGGCTCGAGGATGACACCACTTCGCGCAGTGGCCATGTCGGTGTCCGGAGGACTGGTCGCCCTGGCGGCCGCAGAGGCCTTCGGTGCTCCCGGAGCCATCGCGGTGGCCCTTGCGGTGATCGCGACGGTCCTGTCCGTCGCGGACAACGGCCTCGCCTTCACCGCGGTCGCCGAACACGCCGGGCCCCACTGGAGCGGGCGCGCGCTCGGCGTCCAGAACACCTCGCAGTTCCTGGCACTCTCGGCGATCACCCCGGTGTTCGCGGCGGGAATCGACCGATGGGGTTACGGGCCGGTCTTCGCCGGGGCGGCGGTGGTGGCGGCGCTCGCGGTACCGATCGTTCCGCGCACCGACCGGACCCGGTGA
- a CDS encoding MFS transporter, whose product MTFLSAEPADPTRGRLTSALRESDGLGRLSTARLAALLSEGIHQAALAGIVLFSPEAATTPAAIVGGFAVMLLPYSIVGPFAAAALDRWDRRVVIAVAALVRTVAIIATIVLIAAGAVRSGAGLAVLFGLSLVAIGLGRLINTGMTAAMPRVVPDRILAATNSVLVTVGSVVTAVGAVAAFAVLAVLGAGDAAVSWTLVPAAVTAVLGVWAILALPPRHLGPDDDEVDTDPGTGVTRDAVRLFAGGLAEGVRAARSTALVWVALAGVTLGRAAFGITTMLAVLLLRDVESDGGAGPVVAGMGGFGLLSAAVAAGMGLAAVVTPWAIARTRRILVVAAGAAVSAAAQLAVGPTLDPTALVAGALALGLGAQVVKLVADNAMQTDVPDARRGGVFALQDALFNSAFVVGMVAVLPFVPADGRSVPLMLVPVVLYAAAAVIAVSVSLRSGPESQRSGGH is encoded by the coding sequence GTGACCTTCCTGTCCGCCGAACCGGCCGACCCGACCCGCGGACGCCTCACCTCCGCGTTGCGCGAGTCCGACGGCCTCGGTCGACTGTCCACCGCGCGTCTGGCGGCACTGCTCAGCGAGGGGATCCACCAGGCCGCGCTCGCCGGGATCGTGCTGTTCAGCCCGGAGGCCGCCACGACCCCGGCGGCCATCGTGGGCGGATTCGCCGTGATGCTGTTGCCGTACTCGATCGTCGGCCCGTTCGCCGCCGCCGCCCTGGACCGTTGGGACAGGCGCGTCGTGATCGCGGTGGCCGCGCTGGTCAGGACGGTGGCGATCATCGCCACGATCGTGTTGATCGCTGCCGGCGCCGTGCGTTCGGGGGCGGGCCTGGCCGTCCTGTTCGGGTTGTCCCTGGTCGCGATCGGACTCGGTCGGCTCATCAACACCGGAATGACCGCGGCCATGCCCCGGGTGGTGCCCGACCGCATCCTCGCGGCCACCAACTCGGTCCTGGTCACGGTGGGATCGGTGGTGACGGCGGTCGGTGCCGTCGCGGCGTTCGCGGTGCTGGCGGTGCTCGGCGCCGGAGACGCCGCCGTCTCGTGGACACTCGTGCCCGCCGCGGTCACCGCCGTCCTGGGGGTGTGGGCCATCCTCGCCCTTCCCCCACGACACCTCGGGCCCGACGACGACGAGGTCGACACCGATCCCGGAACGGGCGTGACCCGGGATGCCGTGAGGCTGTTCGCCGGGGGTCTGGCCGAGGGCGTGCGGGCCGCCCGCTCCACGGCCCTGGTCTGGGTCGCGCTGGCCGGTGTCACCCTGGGCCGGGCCGCGTTCGGCATCACCACCATGCTCGCGGTCCTGCTGCTGCGCGACGTGGAGTCCGACGGGGGAGCCGGCCCGGTGGTGGCCGGGATGGGCGGGTTCGGCCTGCTCTCCGCCGCCGTCGCCGCCGGGATGGGCCTTGCCGCCGTGGTCACCCCGTGGGCCATCGCGCGCACCCGCCGGATCCTGGTCGTGGCGGCCGGCGCCGCGGTGTCCGCGGCAGCCCAGTTGGCGGTGGGCCCGACCCTCGACCCCACCGCGTTGGTCGCGGGCGCCCTCGCGCTGGGGCTGGGGGCGCAGGTGGTCAAGCTGGTCGCCGACAACGCCATGCAGACCGATGTCCCCGACGCCCGCCGCGGTGGAGTGTTCGCCCTGCAGGACGCCCTGTTCAACTCAGCGTTCGTCGTGGGGATGGTCGCAGTGCTGCCGTTCGTCCCCGCCGACGGCCGGTCCGTCCCGCTGATGCTCGTCCCGGTGGTCTTGTATGCCGCCGCAGCCGTGATCGCGGTGTCTGTGAGCCTGCGATCAGGACCCGAATCCCAGCGATCCGGCGGCCACTGA
- a CDS encoding DUF4188 domain-containing protein: MPTSTPTDPARKRSMPATHARDGGLVVFHIGMTIHRPFRPDLWLPVFRAMPTMLAELGRNHAAADRGEAEDLGFLGAQTLFGARGPWVVQYWNSVDQLYAYARDTGRAHMPAWRDFNAKARKNPGAVGIWHETYVVEEGGVETFYGNGARAGLATATGTIPLGRRGTTARERLSRRTPSPSDG; this comes from the coding sequence ATGCCCACGAGCACGCCCACCGATCCGGCCCGAAAACGTTCCATGCCCGCCACCCACGCCCGCGACGGCGGCCTCGTCGTCTTTCACATCGGCATGACCATCCATCGCCCCTTCCGACCCGACCTGTGGCTACCCGTGTTCCGCGCGATGCCCACGATGCTCGCCGAACTGGGGCGCAACCACGCGGCGGCCGACAGAGGAGAAGCCGAGGACCTGGGATTCCTCGGGGCTCAGACCCTGTTCGGCGCGAGGGGCCCCTGGGTCGTCCAGTACTGGAACTCGGTCGATCAGCTCTACGCGTACGCCCGGGACACCGGCCGAGCGCACATGCCCGCGTGGCGGGACTTCAACGCCAAGGCCCGGAAGAACCCCGGCGCCGTCGGGATCTGGCACGAGACCTATGTCGTGGAGGAGGGGGGCGTCGAGACCTTCTACGGCAACGGCGCCCGCGCGGGGCTCGCCACGGCGACCGGAACCATCCCACTCGGCCGGCGGGGCACCACCGCGCGCGAGCGGTTGAGTAGGCGGACACCGTCACCATCCGACGGCTGA